From the Thermococcus sp. MV5 genome, the window AAGCTCCTTTTTGAGAATGGCAAAACTTAACATCCATGCTGAGGAGTATGCATCATAAATTATGGTTATAATCGAGCCATCCAATACTTGACCCTTGAATAGCTCTTTCACGATCTCAAATTCCTGGGGCATTTATCATCCCCACTCCGAGGGGCATAAATTCAATCGAAAATTTAAGTGTCATTTGATATTATAAATTTTTCCCTTTAATAAACACAATCAAACAAGATAAAAAACTTGAATATTGTAGGATTATGATAAAAGAGAAAAGTAATTAGAGCATCGTCTTTATTTTGTCCCAAACTCTTTCTGCCAGTTCTCTTTTACTCATGAGAGGCAGTTTTTCATGTCCTTCACTAGTAACCCAGTAAACCTCATTGGTTTCACTTTCAAACGCTATTTCTCCTTTATTGGCTATTACAACATCACTCTTTGCCTTTTCTATCTGTTTTCTAGCCCGTATGATTAGTTCTTCTTCGTTAACTCCATATTCAGCCTTAAATCCAACTAAAAACACATTTGGTTGAATTTCCTTAATCCTCTGTATTATCTTCGGAGTGGGGAGAAGCTCAAGAATCATGCTCTGTCCACTCTTTATTTTCTTTTCTGCTTTCTCTTTTGGTGTAAAATCACTCACTGCTGCTGCTAAAACCACAACATCATATTTTTTACTCATCAGCTCATTTTTTATAGCCTCTAGCATTTCACCAACAGTTTCAACCTCTATTTGATCTTCAACAAAACTCTCTACGCTTCCCTTGGTTTTTATCAAAGTTACCTCAGCTCCTCTTAACTCTGCCTCCTCTGCTATAGCAACCCCCATCTTGCCACTACTCTTATTTGTGATAAACCTTATTGGATCAATGTACTCCCTTGTTGCACCGGCCGTAACAAGAACCTTTTTCCCGAGTAAATCTTTTTTATGAAGCTTCTTGAGAACCCGATATACGATTTCCTCAATGCTTGCTATTTTTGCTTTTCCTTCCTCAAAACGGGGGCCTATAAACTCCACACCAAGTTTTTTCAGCTTTTCAATGTTCTCTTTGATTATTGGATGTTCATACATTGTTGAATGCATAGCAGGAGCTACCATGATAGGAGTATGAGCAAAAGCAGTTGTCACTACGGTTGTTACCGGAGTATCATCAATTCCACATGCAATCTTTGATATTGTGTTTGCAGTTGCTGGACAAACCAAAACTAAATCTGCTTTATTTTCATGCTCTCCACAGAGCTCAACATGCTCTATGGAACCTGTAATCTCGGTGATAACTTTATTTCCCGTAGCAAATTCCATAGCATAAGGGTGAATTATCTTCTGAGCACTTGGACTCATAACGGCATGAACCTCAGCTCCATGCCTTATTAGCTCCCTTGCAAGCTTCACACATTCAACAGCCGCTATACTTCCAGGGATTGCAAGAACTATCTTCTTTCCAACAAGTTTTCTACTCTTCGTTGCATATATAAGCTTGACATGATGGAGCATTTTCCTCACCAAAAAGAATTGTGGAGTGCTGTATTTAAGGTTGCTGTTTCCAGTAAGCAGGTGAAATTCTCTCAAATTCCCTTTCTAAAAGGGACATATGCCTTTTCTCAAGAGCTCTTTCGTCTACAACCACTATGAAAATCGCTTTTCTCATTAAAATATGATCTTTTAAATGCACAAGAAACTTAAAAACCGATTCAAATCCATTTTCAAGGATTAAATACTCAATCCCATCTAATATTAAGACCGAATCTTTTGTTACTGAATTAATAGCCCAATAATGCAGTTTTACTAAATCCGTTGGGCTTATCGTATTCTCTTTTTCCACCTTGCTAATCCAGAGAACTGGAATTCCATATTTTTCAAAAAGAGGAGCATTTCTCCCAATAACAAGAATATCTTTATTCTTTAGGAAAGTGAAAATAGGATCGAGGTTCAAAGAAGGATATAAATATCCACCAGGCTCTAATGATGCCTTTATCCTATTGTCTTCCTTAAATGACTTAAACATCTTTCCAATACGCAATAGCCCAACTACCGGTAGAGAAAAGAAAACTGAATATCCCATTAATAAATCTTCTGAACTAATAAATAACATGGGCAAAAGTACATGATGAACAACTTCCATATTCCCCATCCAACATATAGATATTGCCAATCATTTATAAAATTGTTGTTGATAACTTTTTAATAAATTAAACTAGTAATAAATTTTAGTACAGTTTACAAACCTATTCCTCCCTAACAGCATCTTCTTCAAACCTACTTACTTCTTCTTTTGTTCCAACCCACACTACTATAACTGGCTCAATAGTTATCATACCATCCTTTATCATCGTTTTAATTTCGTTTATGGCTTTTTCTATCATGTGTCCTCTATCAATTGCTTCAATTATTATTGGTAGATCCATAGAAAGTCTTAGAACATCACTTGAGTGCACTCTACTCTTTTTCCCGAATCCATAGATGCCTCTATATACCGTGGCCCCAGCAAGCCCCATTTCTTTTAATCTCTCCACTATCACCTTATACAATGGCCTACCATGCCAACTATCATTTTCTCCAATATAAATTCTCATGCGGAGCGTATTCCAATGTTCGATTTCAACCATAAACTCACCTCCTTGCAAGGAAAAATCCTAAGAATACTAAGCCTACGGTTATTATAACGTTTGCTGAGACATTTAAGAAAGCAAGAAAGTGTTCTCGTTCCCTCAAAAGACTAAACGTCTCATAGGAAAAAGTCGAAAAAGTGCTCAGGCCTCCACAAAAGCCTGTTCCAAAGAAAGCCCTCCAATTTGAAGAAACTTCATAGCCAAAGAAAATCAAGCCATAAAGATAACCAAGCAGAAAACTGGCTACGCTGTTTACCAAAAGTGTACCCACAGGTAGATCCTTATAAACAGGGAACATACCAGCAATACTATAACGGGTTATAGCTCCCAGCATCCCTCCGATGCCAACTGCTAGAAGTACTTTGAGATTCATTTTCAAACCCCCTACTTTCGAAAGTTCAAGAGATCACTTAGAGTTCTAAGCGCCCTATAAGTATTCTGAAAGTTTGAGATACCCATCTCAAGACTTCTCCTAAAACCTCCATTTGGATTTTGAAGAGCCCGTATAAGTTGTATGTGAGCATCTATGTAGCGTGATTTTTCACCAAGGAGTCTTAGTCCCCTTACTGCATAGAAGGTAGGTTCTAAATATGGCGGAAGAGAATAGGGAACTTCTGTAAAACCTCCACGAACCTCACACTTGTGGAAATGTCTTATTGTTGGAATCTCGTATCCTAAGATATTAAGTGCAAATATTGCTTGATATGTCATAGTTGTCGTTGCTTGTTTTACCCCATACCCACTTCCTTTCCTAAACGTCTCAATAAATTCCCGTATTTTCTTTTTTTCTTCTGAGGAAGGTTCATACTCTATCACATTAAATGCCCTAAGTACCCAGTATGTGGCCTCAAGAGGTGTTGCAGTTCCAAATTCTTCACTTCCTCCAAGACCAATGGCAAATTTGCCTTTAAGAGGATTGTACTTTTTAAAGATCAACTGCAAGCCTTCTTCTGCAAGATCTATTGCTCCCAAAATCACAAGTCCTTCAATCGCCATAGATATTGCCACAACGGCTTGTTGAGGTTTTAACAAAGCATAAAGGAATTCTATTGTCTTTTCTTTCTCTGGAATTCTCATACCTAGGAGAGTATAAGTCTTAACTGCATAGTAGGTATCGTTTATATTTGTCTCATTCAACAAAGAGATGAAGCAATACCCACCGTCTTCGTGTCTTCTCTTTTCAAGATATTTTAAAACTGCTTTAATATCCACATAACTCCCAAGCTCCGAGCCCATTCTACCGCCTCCTAAAGTTTTAGCGGAGAACAGGCGTCATCAGCCCTTAATGGGCGGTTCGGGCTCGAAGCCCTGGGCGGACGCCATCGCCCAAGGCAAATCTTTAGGTAATTTTATAAGCTTTTCTTTTAGAAAGATAATAATAGCACTCAAGCTAGCGTGAGTTAACATGGAGCTCATAGGATTTGTTCACGTAGGCAATACGTTCAATGAAAGGCTCATTGCTAGAGTTTACAGAAAGGTTAATGCATATTTCAAATCAAAGTACCTGCCGATAAGGCTAGTTTATTTAGGAGAGCTTGAATTGGGACCGGCTTACTTAGTTAATATCCAAACGAAAGAGGGAAGTGTTAAAGGATACCCCCTTGAGGGAATCACCGAACTTTTACATGCAAATCTCATTCACAAACAAGAAGAGCTTATGCAAAAAAGGCGAATAAGAGAAGAGAGGAAAGAAGGTAAAAGTAAGAATATTTCGAGGATGAATAAGATTTTTGGCATAGTAAACTTCCCCCTAGTTTCAAGAAATCCCTACCTTGATTTTTACGAAAAGTTTCTGGGAATTCAACAAAACTTTCATGATCTTAGAGTAATGGTCCTCTCTATAAAACCTTTTGAAGACAAAAATGAAGAAATTTTTGAAAAAAGACTCTTCAAAGGTATTTTACATGAAATTGGACATGCTTTTGGTTTAGACCATTGCCAGAACGACTGTGTCATGAATCCACCAAAACTTATTGCAGAGTGGGATCTAAGAAAAGAAGATTTCTGTAAAGAGTGTTTCTTGGAGCTGAAAGAGAATGTTAAGGGGGAAAACTATTAGTGTCATCATTCCTGCCTACAATGAAGCAAAGAGGATTGGTAGTGTTCTTTCCAAAATTCCAGATTTTATTGACGAGATCATAGTTGTGGATGATGGAAGTAAAGACAATACTTCTGAAGTTGCAGAAAACTGGGGAGCAAAAGTGATTAGACTAAAACAAAATCAAGGAAAAGGAGCAGCTATGAAAGCAGGAATTAATGAAGCAAGTGGAGATATAATAGTTTTTATGGATGCAGATGGACAGCACAACCCCAAAGAGATAGAAAAGCTCATTATACCAATAATAAATGATGAAGCAGACTTTGTAATCGGATCCAGATTGATAAAAACTCAGGGGAAAAGACCACTAATTAGAAGGCTCAGTAATTTCTTGAGCACTTTCTTGATAAAGCTCAAACTGGGAATTGAAGTAAAAGATACTCAAAGCGGCTTCAGAGCTATTAAGAGAGAGTTTTTACCAGAAATCGAGAGCAAACGATATGAAGTAGAGACAGAACTCCTAATAAAAGCCGTAAAGAAAGGAGCAAGAGTTAAAGAGACCCCAGTAGAGCGAATCTATGGGATCGAAACAGGTCACTTCCGATTTGAAGACATTATAAGATTCCTAAAAGTCCTTTTCAAATATTAAATTTATCAAAAATCTGGAAATTCTAACTAGCCTCCACTTAGGACAGGCATAATCTTTATTTCATCCCCTTCTTCCACTAACGCTGTCCCTTTTGCTGGCTTACCGTTAATGAATATTATTTTATCATGAAATTCGTCATACCTAGGAATCACTTCCCGGAGAATTTCATCGACGGTTTTTTGACCTTCAAGCTTAACTTCAAGTTCCCTTGCCTTTGCAAGATGAGCAAAAGCTCCCATAAGTCTAATTCTAACCATGATCACCACCATAGAAACTTAATCTCAGGGTGTTAAAAATTTAATTGAAAGAAAAGAAAAAGCTTCACTCGAGCTGTGTAACTTTTTCAAGTTCTGGAATAACAAAATCAAGTCCAAA encodes:
- a CDS encoding DUF190 domain-containing protein — encoded protein: MVEIEHWNTLRMRIYIGENDSWHGRPLYKVIVERLKEMGLAGATVYRGIYGFGKKSRVHSSDVLRLSMDLPIIIEAIDRGHMIEKAINEIKTMIKDGMITIEPVIVVWVGTKEEVSRFEEDAVREE
- the coaBC gene encoding bifunctional phosphopantothenoylcysteine decarboxylase/phosphopantothenate--cysteine ligase CoaBC — protein: MLHHVKLIYATKSRKLVGKKIVLAIPGSIAAVECVKLARELIRHGAEVHAVMSPSAQKIIHPYAMEFATGNKVITEITGSIEHVELCGEHENKADLVLVCPATANTISKIACGIDDTPVTTVVTTAFAHTPIMVAPAMHSTMYEHPIIKENIEKLKKLGVEFIGPRFEEGKAKIASIEEIVYRVLKKLHKKDLLGKKVLVTAGATREYIDPIRFITNKSSGKMGVAIAEEAELRGAEVTLIKTKGSVESFVEDQIEVETVGEMLEAIKNELMSKKYDVVVLAAAVSDFTPKEKAEKKIKSGQSMILELLPTPKIIQRIKEIQPNVFLVGFKAEYGVNEEELIIRARKQIEKAKSDVVIANKGEIAFESETNEVYWVTSEGHEKLPLMSKRELAERVWDKIKTML
- a CDS encoding peptidase M54, yielding MELIGFVHVGNTFNERLIARVYRKVNAYFKSKYLPIRLVYLGELELGPAYLVNIQTKEGSVKGYPLEGITELLHANLIHKQEELMQKRRIREERKEGKSKNISRMNKIFGIVNFPLVSRNPYLDFYEKFLGIQQNFHDLRVMVLSIKPFEDKNEEIFEKRLFKGILHEIGHAFGLDHCQNDCVMNPPKLIAEWDLRKEDFCKECFLELKENVKGENY
- a CDS encoding MoaD/ThiS family protein, which codes for MVRIRLMGAFAHLAKARELEVKLEGQKTVDEILREVIPRYDEFHDKIIFINGKPAKGTALVEEGDEIKIMPVLSGG
- a CDS encoding glycosyltransferase family 2 protein, whose protein sequence is MLRGKTISVIIPAYNEAKRIGSVLSKIPDFIDEIIVVDDGSKDNTSEVAENWGAKVIRLKQNQGKGAAMKAGINEASGDIIVFMDADGQHNPKEIEKLIIPIINDEADFVIGSRLIKTQGKRPLIRRLSNFLSTFLIKLKLGIEVKDTQSGFRAIKREFLPEIESKRYEVETELLIKAVKKGARVKETPVERIYGIETGHFRFEDIIRFLKVLFKY
- a CDS encoding DUF835 domain-containing protein, whose amino-acid sequence is MEVVHHVLLPMLFISSEDLLMGYSVFFSLPVVGLLRIGKMFKSFKEDNRIKASLEPGGYLYPSLNLDPIFTFLKNKDILVIGRNAPLFEKYGIPVLWISKVEKENTISPTDLVKLHYWAINSVTKDSVLILDGIEYLILENGFESVFKFLVHLKDHILMRKAIFIVVVDERALEKRHMSLLEREFERISPAYWKQQP
- the crcB gene encoding fluoride efflux transporter CrcB, which gives rise to MNLKVLLAVGIGGMLGAITRYSIAGMFPVYKDLPVGTLLVNSVASFLLGYLYGLIFFGYEVSSNWRAFFGTGFCGGLSTFSTFSYETFSLLREREHFLAFLNVSANVIITVGLVFLGFFLARR